A genomic window from Anas platyrhynchos isolate ZD024472 breed Pekin duck chromosome 13, IASCAAS_PekinDuck_T2T, whole genome shotgun sequence includes:
- the RASSF1 gene encoding ras association domain-containing protein 1 isoform X2, with protein MELIELRELQPEPRPGRGRLERANALRISPARRHGPAARPEPRLAAAPGTGHRFEPRRRGLHTWCDLCGDFIWGGGRKSLQCRHCSFTCHYRCRALVRLDCSGPLGTGDEDDGTEQELEKDTNVDEPSSWDTAELDPVQVEQRIKEYNSQINSNLFMSLNKDGSFTGFIKVQLKLARPVSVPAAKRGPGGRPGQRGPGVKRRTSFYLPRGTVKHLHILSHTRASEVISALLRKFTVVDDPRKFALFERSEKDDQVFLRKLSDEEQPLRLRLLAGPSEKALSFVLKENDSGEVNWDAFTLPELHNFLRILQREEDEQVRRVRHRYARCRREMQDALAMRAPW; from the exons ATGGAGCTGATCGAGCTGCGGGAGCTGCAGCCGGAgccgcggccgggccggggccgcttGGAGCGAGCCAACGCGCTGCGCATCAGCCCGGCCCGGAGGCACGGCCCCGCGGCACGGCCCGAGCCCCGGCtggcggcggcaccgggcaccgggcaccgctTCGAGCCGCGGCGCCGCGGGCTCCACACCTGGTGCGACCTCTGCGGGGATTTCATCTGGGGGGGCGGCAGGAAGAGCCTCCAGTGCCGCC acTGCAGCTTCACCTGCCACTACCGGTGCCGGGCCCTGGTGCGGCTGGACTGCAGCGGGCCCCTGGGCACCGGGGACGAGGACGACGGCAccgagcaggagctggagaaggacACGAATGTG GATGAACCCAGCAGCTGGGACACGGCCGAGCTGGACCCGGTGCAGGTGGAGCAGCGCATCAAGGAGTACAACAGCCAGATCAACAGCAACCTCTTCATGAGCCTG AACAAGGACGGCTCCTTCACCGGCTTCATCAAGGTGCAGCTGAAGCTGGCGCGTCCCGTCTCCGTGCCAGCTGCCAAGCGGGGGCctggggggcggccggggcagCGCGGGCCGGGGGTGAAGCGCCGCACGTCCTTCTACCTGCCCCGCGGCACCGTCAAGCACCTGCACATCCTCTCGCACACCCGTGCCAGCGAGGTCATCAGCGCCCTGCTCAGGAAGTTCACCGTGGTGGACGACCCCCGAAAGTTCGCCCTCTTCGAGAGGTCCGAGAAGGATGACCAAG TGTTCCTCCGCAAGCTCTCGGACGAGGAGCAGCCGCTTCGGCTGCGCCTGCTGGCCGGCCCCAGCGAGAAGGCGCTGAGCTTCGTGCTGAAGGAGAACGACAGCGGCGAGGTCAAC TGGGACGCCTTCACCCTGCCCGAGCTGCACAACTTCCTGCGCATCCTGCAGCGCGAGGAGGACGAGCAGGTGCGGCGCGTCCGGCACCGCTACGCCCGCTGCCGCCGCGAGATGCAGGACGCCCTGGCCATGAGGGCACCGTGGTGA
- the RASSF1 gene encoding ras association domain-containing protein 1 isoform X1 — protein sequence MSLNKDGSFTGFIKVQLKLARPVSVPAAKRGPGGRPGQRGPGVKRRTSFYLPRGTVKHLHILSHTRASEVISALLRKFTVVDDPRKFALFERSEKDDQVFLRKLSDEEQPLRLRLLAGPSEKALSFVLKENDSGEVNWDAFTLPELHNFLRILQREEDEQVRRVRHRYARCRREMQDALAMRAPW from the exons ATGAGCCTG AACAAGGACGGCTCCTTCACCGGCTTCATCAAGGTGCAGCTGAAGCTGGCGCGTCCCGTCTCCGTGCCAGCTGCCAAGCGGGGGCctggggggcggccggggcagCGCGGGCCGGGGGTGAAGCGCCGCACGTCCTTCTACCTGCCCCGCGGCACCGTCAAGCACCTGCACATCCTCTCGCACACCCGTGCCAGCGAGGTCATCAGCGCCCTGCTCAGGAAGTTCACCGTGGTGGACGACCCCCGAAAGTTCGCCCTCTTCGAGAGGTCCGAGAAGGATGACCAAG TGTTCCTCCGCAAGCTCTCGGACGAGGAGCAGCCGCTTCGGCTGCGCCTGCTGGCCGGCCCCAGCGAGAAGGCGCTGAGCTTCGTGCTGAAGGAGAACGACAGCGGCGAGGTCAAC TGGGACGCCTTCACCCTGCCCGAGCTGCACAACTTCCTGCGCATCCTGCAGCGCGAGGAGGACGAGCAGGTGCGGCGCGTCCGGCACCGCTACGCCCGCTGCCGCCGCGAGATGCAGGACGCCCTGGCCATGAGGGCACCGTGGTGA
- the TUSC2 gene encoding tumor suppressor candidate 2, producing MGASGSKSRGLWPFASSAAGGGGGGAEGPGGQQALARPRGARAATPFVFTRRGSMYYDEDGDLAHEFYEETIVTKNGRKRAKLKRIHKNLIPQGIVKLEHPRIHVDFPVIICEV from the exons ATGGGCGCCAGCGGCTCCAAGTCGCGGGGGCTGTGGCCTTTCGCCTCctcggcggcgggcggcggcggcggcggcgccgagGGCCCCGGCGGGCAGCAGGCCCTGGCCAGGCCGCGGGGCGCGCGAGCCGCCACCCCCTTCGTGTTCACGCGCCGCGG CTCCATGTACTACGACGAGGACGGGGACCTTGCCCACGAGTTCTATGAGGAGACAATCGTTACCAAGAACGGGAGGAAGCGTGCCAAGCTGAAGAGGATCCACAAGAACCTGATACCTCAG GGTATAGTGAAACTGGAGCACCCTCGCATTCATGTGGATTTCCCCGTGATCATCTGCGAGGTGTGA